Proteins encoded together in one Lathyrus oleraceus cultivar Zhongwan6 chromosome 5, CAAS_Psat_ZW6_1.0, whole genome shotgun sequence window:
- the LOC127078541 gene encoding uncharacterized protein LOC127078541: MPYRPISPVPIPAPVPHYQVPVPQYQAPQPQFQAPPPQHQQNNQPRPVQQQRPNQQRPYQQYNNVNTTPIPMTYTQLLPYLIQNGTVVPRALPPMPKPHKPWYDENARCAFHANSEGHTTENCKVFKLRVQELIDQKILSFADVPNVGNNPLPKHDSSGVNAIESSTDDGLIKDVFKLKTLLTVVHARLMEAELMNGVHDNCVVCSSNPDQCGEFKICLQRLMDQRVIQFTRAKIDEDVAVIVPIFDQERLPKPFVVPYQRNVDLEPVKKIEPMVIHVPAPFSFDSTKAVPWNYEPVVYVGNKPVILKEPDVTNIAGASGVTRSGRVFAPEVIPNKESVPTVEPTKGKEVNPPEVGEGSSKKAVTTEEDREFLKIIKKSDYKFLNEAYVAEDISVIQFDNVVANLNASSCLMFTDDDLPPNGREHNMALHISIQCTDVTLARVLVDTGSSLNVLPKTTLAQLNIEGVQMRPSALIVKAFDGWGTVIELPEKKDKCGLGYQPSIELFKDQNIHQGKVPSIQEIFSKAGFRSDDQVNALEDEDLDLPKMLFCGPPDAALTNWKATDVPDIVSCSK; encoded by the exons ATGCCTTACCGTCCAATTTCTCCTGTTCCTATTCCAGCTCCGGTACCTCACTATCAAGTTCCAGTTCCTCAATATCAAGCTCCACAACCTCAATTCCAGGCTCCTCCACCTCAACATCAACAGAATAATCAACCACGTCCAGTTCAGCAGCAACGACCAAATCAACAGAGGCCATATCAACAGTACAATAATGTGAATACCACTCCTATCCCAATGACTTACACTCAATTGCTACCGTATCTGATTCAGAATGGGACTGTCGTGCCAAGGGCATTACCTCCAATGCCGAAGCCGCATAAGCCTTGGTATGATGAAAATGCTAGATGTGCCTTTCATGCTAATTCAGAGGGTCATACAACAGAGAATTGCAAGGTGTTCAAGCTTCGGGTCCAAGAGTTGATAGATCAGAAAATATTGTCTTTTGCTGATGTTCCAAATGTGGGGAACAATCCTTTGCCTAAACATGATAGTTCAGGTGTCAATGCTATAGAAAGTTCAACTGATGATGGATTGATAAAGGATGTGTTCAAGTTGAAGACTCTTTTAACAGTGGTCCATGCTAGATTGATGGAAGCAGAATTGATGAATGGAGTACATGATAATTGTGTGGTGTGTTCATCCAACCCTGATCAGTGTGGTGAATTCAAAATTTGTCTTCAACGTTTGATGGATCAGCGGGTTATTCAGTTCACTAGAGCAAAGATTGATGAGGATGTTGCTGTGATTGTGCCTATATTTGATCAAGAGAGGCTTCCCAAGCCTTTTGTGGTCCCTTATCAGAGAAATGTTGACCTAGAGCCAGTAAAGAAGATTGAGCCCATGGTTATCCATGTTCCCGCTCCATTCTCATTTGACAGTACCAAAGCAGTGCCTTGGAACTATGAGCCTGTAGTTTATGTGGGTAACAAACCAGTAATCTTGAAAGAGCCAGATGTGACTAACATTGCTGGAGCTAGTGGTGTGACTCGAAGTGGAAGGGTTTTCGCTCCTGAAGTGATCCCAAACAAAGAAAGTGTACCAACAGTTGAACCAACAAAAGGGAAAGAGGTGAATCCTCCAGAAGTAGGAGAAGGCTCATCTAAGAAAGCAGTGACTACTGAAGAGGATAGAGAATTCTTGAAGATCATCAAAAAGAGTGATTACAAg TTCTTGAACGAAGCTTATGTGGCAGAAGATATCAGTGTTATTCAGTTTGATAATGTGGTTGCTAATCTCAATGCTAGTAGTTGTTTGATGTTCACTGATGATGATTTACCCCCTAATGGGCGAGAACATAATATGGCGCTTCATATCTCCATTCAGTGTACAGATGTTACTTTGGCTCGAGTACTGGTGGATACAGGTTCATCCTTGAACGTGTTACCTAAGACTACCCTGGCACAACTGAATATTGAAGGGGTGCAGATGAGACCCAGTGCTTTGAtagttaaagcttttgatgg TTGGGGAACAGTGATTGAACTACCAGAGAAGAAAGACAAGTGTGGATTAGGATATCAGCCGTCTATTGAACTTTTCAAAGATCAGAATATACATCAGGGGAAGGTTCCTAGCATCCAGGAAATATTCTCCAAAGCTGGTTTCCGAAGTGATGatcaagtgaatgctcttgaagatgaagatctAGATTTGCCCAAGATGTTGTTTTGTGGACCTCCAGATGCCGCTCTCACTAACTGGAAGGCAACAGATGTTCCGGATATAGTTTCTTGTTCAAAGTAA